Proteins from a single region of Amycolatopsis sp. CA-230715:
- a CDS encoding erythromycin esterase family protein produces MSTATALRGIGHQLDDQPSLGRAIDELLAARTAPTLLALGEPTHGIKAFPLLRNELLAHLAERGYRSIALETDIFAASVVDDYVAGGAAELDDVLKTGFSHGFGSIPGNRELVEWLRAHNAERPPHDRVRFRGFDAPLETTSAPSPRHALLAVTDHLPESLRPASAHDLDALLGDDEDWTNEAATFDPALSIGDSDRARALRIVADDLVSALRRAAPGLHSADPAGYANAVAHARTAQGLLRYHAAMASTGPDRVAIMLSVRTEMMADNLHAIVAAEQGRGPTLVFAHNVHLQRAQPGTAIGDVSWCSAGALVELTMGERYAFVATDANPASDPGTLQGALAGATTRRALFPAADLRAALAPSIGKGQPIVPGHLPLDPAELAGADAVIFIADTDGKRHQYW; encoded by the coding sequence ACCAGCTCGACGACCAGCCGAGCCTTGGCCGTGCGATCGACGAACTACTCGCGGCACGGACCGCGCCGACCCTGCTCGCACTGGGCGAGCCGACCCACGGGATCAAGGCATTTCCCTTGCTGCGCAACGAACTCCTCGCCCACCTCGCGGAAAGGGGATACCGGTCGATCGCGCTGGAGACCGACATCTTCGCCGCGTCCGTCGTCGACGACTACGTGGCCGGGGGAGCAGCGGAACTCGACGACGTGCTCAAGACCGGGTTCAGCCACGGGTTCGGCAGCATCCCCGGCAACCGCGAACTCGTCGAATGGCTCCGCGCCCACAACGCCGAACGCCCGCCGCACGACCGCGTCCGCTTCCGCGGCTTCGACGCGCCGCTGGAGACGACCAGCGCGCCGAGCCCGCGGCACGCACTCCTTGCCGTCACCGACCACCTGCCCGAATCGCTGCGCCCCGCATCCGCCCATGACCTAGACGCGCTGCTCGGCGACGATGAGGACTGGACCAACGAGGCAGCCACGTTCGACCCCGCACTGTCCATTGGCGACTCCGACCGCGCACGCGCCCTGCGCATCGTCGCCGACGACCTCGTCAGCGCGCTGCGCCGCGCGGCACCCGGCCTGCACTCCGCCGATCCCGCGGGGTACGCCAACGCCGTCGCACACGCACGCACCGCGCAAGGCCTGCTGCGCTACCACGCCGCCATGGCCAGCACTGGGCCCGACCGCGTCGCGATCATGCTCAGCGTCCGCACCGAGATGATGGCCGACAACCTGCACGCGATCGTCGCCGCGGAGCAGGGACGCGGGCCCACGCTGGTGTTCGCGCACAACGTCCACCTCCAGCGCGCACAGCCCGGCACGGCGATCGGCGACGTGAGCTGGTGCAGCGCCGGGGCGCTCGTCGAACTCACCATGGGGGAGCGGTACGCGTTCGTGGCCACCGACGCCAACCCCGCCAGCGATCCGGGCACCCTCCAAGGGGCCTTGGCCGGGGCGACCACACGCCGCGCGCTGTTCCCCGCGGCGGACCTGCGCGCCGCGCTCGCTCCGTCGATCGGCAAGGGGCAGCCGATCGTGCCCGGCCACCTCCCGCTCGACCCGGCGGAGCTGGCCGGTGCCGACGCGGTCATCTTCATCGCCGACACCGACGGAAAACGCCACCAGTACTGGTAA
- a CDS encoding DinB family protein, translating into MDVDWVAELGDQLDWHWRERLRPRLAGLSDEEYFWEPVPGCWTLRPRREESEIGGGRLTVDYAFPTPEPAPVTTIAWRMAHLTVHVLGKRAETQFGGPPVQYDTFPFAATAATALNQLDAAYDAWSSGLRALSPVDLARVGGAAEGPFADRPLPALVLHIHREVIHHGAEIALLRDLYLRRRP; encoded by the coding sequence GTGGACGTCGACTGGGTGGCGGAGCTCGGCGATCAGCTGGACTGGCACTGGCGTGAACGGCTCAGGCCGCGGCTGGCCGGCCTGAGCGACGAGGAGTACTTCTGGGAACCGGTCCCCGGCTGCTGGACCCTGCGGCCGCGCCGCGAGGAGAGCGAGATCGGCGGCGGGCGGCTCACCGTCGACTACGCGTTCCCCACGCCGGAACCGGCGCCGGTCACCACGATCGCCTGGCGGATGGCGCACCTCACCGTCCACGTCCTCGGCAAGCGGGCCGAGACGCAGTTCGGCGGTCCTCCCGTCCAGTACGACACGTTCCCGTTCGCCGCAACCGCCGCAACGGCGCTGAACCAGCTCGATGCGGCTTACGACGCGTGGTCGTCCGGGCTCCGGGCGCTCTCCCCCGTCGACTTGGCCCGCGTCGGAGGCGCGGCGGAAGGGCCGTTCGCGGATCGACCGCTGCCCGCGCTGGTGCTGCACATCCACCGCGAGGTGATCCACCACGGCGCGGAAATCGCTCTGCTGCGCGATCTGTACCTGCGCAGGCGCCCCTGA
- a CDS encoding oxidoreductase yields the protein MTTGSTAWTALRLRESLLPNRVWLSPMCQYSADGSGAPTDWHLAHYGARAAGGVGMVMVECTGVSPDMRTTKRDLGLWSEHQVRGHRRLAAAIRAIGSVPAVQLGAAGRKSSHGVPWDNAGTRRPIGPEDGGWRPLAPSPIPFAGLGVPAEMTTKDGTRVLEDIERAARNAHRAGYEVVELHGANGYLLHEFLSPLANHRVDEWGGDLERRMRFPLEMVRAIRAGWPADKPVIVRLPAADLHEGGLTADEAASVASRMARAGVDMIDISSGALTPGALRIEKPLHNAEYGPRFRAAGVLTAASGLVSEARHLDEAIPDLVDAVLVGRAMLRDPYWALRALDAEPHRSWPRQYHRAF from the coding sequence ATGACGACGGGATCCACGGCATGGACCGCATTGCGTCTCCGGGAGTCGTTGCTGCCCAACCGGGTGTGGCTCTCCCCCATGTGCCAGTACTCCGCGGACGGCTCCGGCGCCCCCACCGACTGGCACCTCGCCCACTACGGGGCCAGAGCGGCAGGCGGCGTCGGCATGGTGATGGTCGAATGCACCGGCGTCTCCCCCGATATGCGCACCACGAAACGGGATCTCGGGCTGTGGTCCGAACACCAGGTGCGCGGGCACCGGCGGCTGGCGGCGGCCATCAGGGCCATCGGGTCGGTTCCAGCGGTCCAGCTCGGCGCGGCGGGCCGCAAGAGCTCGCACGGCGTGCCGTGGGACAACGCCGGGACCCGGCGCCCGATCGGCCCCGAGGACGGCGGGTGGCGGCCACTCGCGCCCTCCCCGATCCCGTTCGCCGGGCTCGGTGTCCCGGCCGAAATGACCACAAAGGACGGAACGCGGGTGCTCGAGGACATCGAGCGTGCCGCCCGCAACGCCCACCGCGCGGGCTACGAGGTCGTCGAACTGCACGGCGCGAACGGATACCTGCTCCACGAGTTCCTTTCCCCGCTGGCAAATCACCGCGTCGACGAGTGGGGCGGCGATCTGGAGCGGCGGATGCGGTTCCCGCTGGAGATGGTGCGGGCGATCCGCGCGGGATGGCCGGCGGACAAGCCGGTCATCGTCCGGCTGCCCGCCGCGGATCTGCACGAGGGCGGCCTGACCGCGGACGAGGCGGCGTCCGTCGCGAGCCGGATGGCGCGGGCGGGCGTCGACATGATCGACATCAGTTCCGGCGCGCTGACCCCGGGGGCCCTCCGCATCGAGAAACCGTTGCACAACGCCGAATACGGGCCGCGGTTTCGCGCGGCGGGGGTTCTCACCGCGGCATCGGGACTGGTTTCCGAAGCTCGCCACCTCGACGAAGCGATCCCGGATCTGGTGGATGCGGTGTTGGTCGGCAGGGCGATGCTGCGCGACCCGTACTGGGCACTGCGCGCGCTCGACGCCGAGCCGCACCGGTCGTGGCCGCGGCAGTATCATCGCGCGTTCTGA
- a CDS encoding ArsR/SmtB family transcription factor codes for MPRQPEHPDLEDVQLARVFSALGDPARLRIMTVLADRTEHQREEFTVDVGPSTLSHHMKILREAGLTHHRFEGTRCFVSLRADTFDRFATVLDSTLQLLATDQG; via the coding sequence ATGCCGCGGCAGCCCGAGCATCCCGATCTCGAAGACGTGCAACTCGCGCGAGTGTTCTCCGCGCTGGGGGATCCGGCGCGGCTGCGCATCATGACCGTGCTCGCCGACCGCACGGAGCACCAGCGCGAGGAGTTCACCGTGGACGTCGGCCCGTCGACGCTGAGCCACCACATGAAGATCCTCCGCGAGGCAGGACTGACGCATCACAGGTTCGAGGGCACCCGCTGCTTCGTCTCGCTGCGCGCCGACACGTTCGATCGCTTCGCCACCGTCTTGGACAGCACGCTGCAGCTACTCGCGACCGACCAAGGCTGA
- a CDS encoding glycerophosphodiester phosphodiesterase, which translates to MTQPHPYLADPHPRAFVHRGWHLDELAGLENSLPAFRRAVDEGFRYLETDVHASSDGVVVVHHDATLDRTTDGKGTIASQSWPALSKVKIGGKAPLSRLEDLLEELPNACFNVDVKTDAAVEPFLRTLAKTNSYDRVAAAAFSDGRLAKLRKLAGPRLLTSMGPRSAAALWARGLAPLLPLGFLTAGAMAQVPIRQGWLTIVDKAFLRAAGRAGIEVHTWTIDDAPVMRRLLDLGVHGIVTDRPDVLRDVLTERGAWHPAG; encoded by the coding sequence GTGACCCAGCCCCATCCGTACCTCGCCGACCCTCACCCCCGCGCGTTCGTGCACCGCGGGTGGCATCTCGATGAGCTGGCGGGACTGGAGAACTCGCTGCCCGCGTTCCGGCGTGCCGTCGACGAAGGCTTCCGGTACCTGGAGACCGACGTGCACGCCAGCTCGGACGGCGTCGTCGTCGTGCACCACGACGCCACGCTCGACCGCACGACCGACGGCAAGGGCACGATCGCGTCGCAGAGCTGGCCCGCACTGAGCAAGGTCAAGATCGGCGGGAAGGCGCCGCTCTCACGGCTCGAAGACCTCCTCGAGGAACTTCCGAACGCGTGCTTCAACGTCGACGTCAAAACGGACGCCGCGGTCGAGCCGTTCCTGCGCACGCTCGCGAAGACGAACTCCTACGACCGGGTGGCCGCCGCGGCGTTCTCCGACGGCCGCCTTGCGAAGCTGCGCAAGCTCGCCGGGCCGCGCTTGCTGACGTCGATGGGTCCCCGCTCCGCCGCCGCGCTGTGGGCGCGGGGCCTCGCTCCCCTACTGCCGCTGGGTTTCCTGACCGCGGGCGCGATGGCGCAGGTTCCCATCCGGCAGGGCTGGCTGACCATTGTGGACAAAGCGTTCCTTCGCGCGGCCGGGCGCGCCGGCATCGAGGTGCACACCTGGACGATCGACGACGCACCGGTGATGCGGCGGCTGCTCGACCTCGGCGTGCACGGCATCGTCACCGACCGGCCGGACGTCCTTCGCGACGTGCTCACCGAGCGCGGCGCGTGGCATCCGGCCGGTTGA
- a CDS encoding transglycosylase family protein, whose translation MTKLRRGGVTRGVARLLLLAVGVLGFQIAVSTPASADPSAGLWAKLRMCESSGRYDINTGNGYYGAYQFNLATWQSVGGSGRPDQASPAEQDFRALYLYRMRGWQPWECAGMLGFSNDRDARTKRTPSYHESAYIGGRPLPPVPPAPKPPAPPGGPKPAWPGVVYAYGDCAPALKAFQLRMNAFGYGFSGTGCYYEKTKTAVLDLQRVNAINDSGRLGPKTWKAAWEGKPPR comes from the coding sequence ATGACCAAACTCCGTCGCGGGGGCGTGACCAGGGGAGTGGCGAGGCTTCTTCTCCTCGCCGTCGGCGTTCTGGGGTTCCAGATCGCCGTCAGCACACCGGCTTCGGCCGACCCCAGTGCAGGGCTGTGGGCGAAGCTGCGGATGTGCGAGTCGAGCGGCCGGTACGACATCAACACCGGGAACGGCTACTACGGCGCCTACCAGTTCAACCTCGCCACCTGGCAGAGCGTGGGCGGCAGCGGACGGCCGGACCAGGCGAGTCCTGCCGAACAGGACTTCCGCGCGCTCTACCTGTACCGCATGCGCGGCTGGCAGCCGTGGGAATGCGCCGGCATGCTCGGGTTCTCCAACGACCGGGACGCGCGCACCAAGCGGACGCCCAGCTACCACGAATCCGCCTACATCGGCGGCAGGCCGCTCCCACCCGTCCCGCCCGCGCCGAAGCCCCCGGCACCGCCCGGCGGCCCGAAGCCCGCGTGGCCGGGCGTGGTGTACGCCTACGGTGACTGCGCACCAGCGTTGAAGGCGTTCCAACTGCGGATGAACGCCTTCGGATACGGCTTCAGCGGCACCGGGTGCTACTACGAAAAGACCAAGACCGCCGTACTGGACCTGCAGCGCGTGAACGCGATCAACGACTCCGGACGGCTCGGGCCGAAGACCTGGAAGGCGGCCTGGGAGGGCAAACCGCCGCGGTAA
- a CDS encoding HAD family acid phosphatase, protein MRARSTTAVVGIVGAAVLALAPATASASGLPSYEQWQSDVQKALTGVNEYLDGARADHTAIVLDIDNTALETHYHEGRANKPVLSAAQHAQQLGMEVLIVSARAVGGEDESMQQLSDAGYRPDKICLREHGEAKEDGKLRCRKEFTDGGLKITANIGNRSTDFYGGYFDRKFQLPDYGGQLS, encoded by the coding sequence ATGCGCGCCCGTAGTACCACCGCCGTCGTCGGAATCGTCGGCGCGGCCGTGCTCGCGCTGGCACCCGCGACCGCGTCAGCGAGCGGTCTGCCCAGCTACGAGCAGTGGCAAAGTGACGTGCAGAAGGCGTTGACCGGCGTGAACGAGTACCTCGACGGCGCGCGCGCCGACCATACGGCGATCGTGCTGGACATCGACAACACCGCGTTGGAGACGCACTACCACGAGGGCAGGGCGAACAAGCCGGTTCTCTCTGCCGCCCAGCACGCTCAGCAGCTCGGGATGGAGGTGCTCATCGTGTCGGCGCGCGCTGTCGGCGGTGAGGACGAGTCGATGCAGCAGCTTTCCGACGCCGGTTACCGGCCCGACAAGATTTGCCTGCGCGAGCACGGTGAGGCGAAAGAGGACGGCAAACTGCGCTGCCGCAAGGAGTTCACCGACGGCGGGCTGAAGATCACCGCGAACATCGGCAACCGCAGCACCGATTTCTACGGCGGCTACTTCGACCGGAAGTTCCAGCTGCCGGATTACGGCGGGCAGCTGAGCTGA
- a CDS encoding histone-like nucleoid-structuring protein Lsr2, translated as MAKQVTILLRDDMDGSEAVRTTTFALDGRNYEIDLSEHNDAELRGVLQRFVNAARRTSPKVVTAANSAQRARTRAIRQWAAENGYDIAERGRLSSEVVSRYEEAHA; from the coding sequence ATGGCTAAGCAGGTCACGATTCTGCTGAGGGACGACATGGACGGTTCCGAAGCAGTGCGAACCACCACGTTCGCACTGGACGGAAGGAACTACGAGATCGACCTGTCGGAGCACAACGACGCCGAGTTGCGCGGCGTGCTCCAGCGGTTCGTAAACGCGGCGCGCAGAACGAGCCCGAAGGTCGTCACCGCCGCGAACTCGGCCCAGCGCGCGCGAACTCGCGCGATTCGGCAGTGGGCGGCCGAAAACGGCTACGACATCGCGGAACGCGGCAGGCTTTCCAGCGAGGTCGTGTCGCGCTACGAAGAAGCGCACGCCTGA
- a CDS encoding YdcF family protein, with protein sequence MGFGLVAAAVTLIFLYRVYREPRRLSNAVWLVVALGFAGMWLLARLRDSPVPIDLVVAVCMVLAFLLTLGLPFALIANGAVMWRREGHRLANLLSLLAGIALFALYATTVYTVGFVRTPWIIATVVSMILVAGYFAVLFTAFVLYSALYSRLGRRTRATAVIVLGSGLLGDRVPPLLAARLDKAAECHRRAVEAGADQVLVVSGGQGEDEDVSEAEAMSAYLRRADIPAEAILLEDKATTTEQNLRYSADLLAARGRHGRLLAVTNNYHVFRTAVLSRRLKLPLDVIGARTASYFMPSAFLREFVALLSEYWRTNLAACVLLGSAAPLLALLGATNG encoded by the coding sequence ATGGGCTTCGGACTGGTGGCCGCGGCGGTCACGCTGATCTTCCTCTACCGCGTGTACCGGGAACCGAGGCGGCTGAGCAACGCGGTCTGGCTGGTCGTCGCGCTCGGGTTCGCCGGTATGTGGCTGCTGGCCCGCCTGCGCGACAGCCCGGTGCCGATCGACCTGGTCGTCGCGGTCTGCATGGTGCTCGCGTTCCTGCTGACCCTGGGCCTGCCGTTCGCGCTGATCGCCAACGGCGCGGTGATGTGGCGGCGGGAAGGCCACCGGCTGGCGAACCTGCTCTCGCTGCTGGCCGGGATCGCGCTGTTCGCGCTGTACGCCACCACGGTCTACACGGTCGGATTCGTCCGCACGCCGTGGATCATCGCCACGGTCGTCTCGATGATCCTCGTCGCGGGCTACTTCGCGGTGCTGTTCACCGCGTTCGTGCTCTACTCGGCCCTCTACAGCAGGCTCGGGAGGCGGACGCGGGCGACCGCCGTCATCGTGCTCGGCTCCGGCCTGTTGGGTGACCGGGTGCCGCCGCTGCTGGCCGCCCGGCTGGACAAGGCCGCCGAATGCCACCGGCGCGCGGTCGAGGCGGGCGCCGACCAGGTACTCGTGGTCTCTGGTGGGCAGGGGGAGGACGAGGACGTTTCGGAGGCCGAAGCGATGAGCGCCTACCTCCGCCGCGCCGACATCCCCGCCGAGGCGATCCTGCTGGAGGACAAGGCGACCACGACCGAGCAGAACCTCCGCTACAGCGCGGATCTGCTGGCGGCACGCGGACGGCACGGCCGCCTGCTCGCGGTGACCAACAACTACCACGTGTTCCGCACCGCGGTGCTTTCACGACGGCTGAAGCTGCCGCTCGACGTGATCGGCGCGCGCACCGCGTCGTACTTCATGCCGAGCGCGTTCCTTCGCGAATTTGTCGCGCTTCTCTCCGAATACTGGCGCACGAATCTCGCGGCCTGTGTCCTGCTCGGGAGTGCGGCCCCGCTTCTCGCCCTCCTCGGCGCGACGAACGGCTGA
- a CDS encoding ArnT family glycosyltransferase, whose translation MARLPVFALAGGVGIVLLVASPFGARFFDEMYFVDTGHHFAWGYADQPWLVPALAGMLDSLFPHSGLALRLPSTLAAVAGILVAALIARELGGRRTAQTLAAATYALSGYLIPASHFLSTYVLDPFWWLLISWLVLRWARLDREGTRDDRPLLWAGVVTAVALQTKFLVPVLWLGIGAGVLLAGPRRMLTRPPLWTGAALAAACTVPTVLWQAGHGWPFLRFVGSVEEESERALVAFGPVLFAGVIGTVFIVYALWRLARAPELRPYRFLGIAFAVVLLVITLVDGRSYYPSGLYGPLMAVAAVELERRNRRRWLPWVAWPGYALSAAAAVWTMLYFISTMDTYAGRQPVEPIAAAYRALPAETRARTAVVTSVYSGAASVDYYGAELGLPPAQSPHRGYWYLGAPPETADSILYVTTPRDLRMFEPYFARYRFVGASPALSVWFLEGRKQPWSSIWPQVRSDRPID comes from the coding sequence TTGGCACGCCTGCCGGTATTCGCGCTCGCCGGTGGCGTCGGCATCGTGCTCCTCGTCGCGAGCCCGTTCGGCGCCCGCTTCTTCGACGAAATGTACTTCGTCGACACCGGACACCATTTCGCCTGGGGTTACGCCGACCAGCCGTGGCTCGTCCCCGCGCTCGCCGGAATGCTCGACTCCTTGTTCCCGCACAGCGGCCTCGCACTGCGATTGCCGTCGACGCTCGCGGCGGTGGCGGGCATACTCGTCGCCGCGCTCATCGCCAGGGAACTCGGCGGCCGTCGCACCGCGCAAACCCTCGCCGCCGCGACCTACGCCCTTTCCGGGTACCTGATCCCCGCGTCGCACTTCCTCAGCACCTACGTCCTCGACCCGTTCTGGTGGCTGCTCATCAGCTGGCTCGTGCTGCGCTGGGCGCGGCTCGACCGCGAAGGCACCCGCGACGACCGGCCGCTGCTGTGGGCAGGCGTGGTCACCGCGGTCGCGCTCCAGACCAAGTTCCTCGTCCCCGTGCTCTGGCTCGGGATCGGGGCTGGTGTGCTGCTGGCGGGCCCGCGCCGGATGCTGACGCGCCCGCCGCTGTGGACGGGCGCCGCGCTCGCCGCGGCGTGCACGGTGCCGACGGTGCTGTGGCAGGCCGGGCACGGTTGGCCCTTCCTGAGGTTCGTCGGGTCCGTCGAAGAGGAGTCCGAACGCGCGCTCGTGGCGTTCGGGCCGGTGCTGTTCGCCGGGGTGATCGGCACGGTCTTCATCGTGTACGCGCTGTGGCGGCTCGCGCGGGCACCCGAGCTGCGGCCGTACCGGTTCCTCGGCATCGCCTTCGCCGTGGTGCTGCTCGTCATCACGCTCGTCGACGGCAGGTCCTACTACCCGTCCGGGCTCTACGGACCGCTGATGGCGGTGGCCGCGGTGGAGCTCGAACGGCGGAACCGGCGGCGCTGGCTGCCCTGGGTCGCGTGGCCCGGATACGCGCTCTCGGCCGCCGCGGCGGTGTGGACCATGCTCTACTTCATCTCCACCATGGACACCTACGCCGGACGGCAACCCGTGGAACCGATCGCCGCCGCCTACCGGGCACTACCCGCCGAGACGCGCGCGCGGACCGCCGTGGTGACCAGCGTCTACTCCGGGGCGGCGAGCGTCGACTACTACGGGGCCGAACTCGGCCTGCCGCCCGCGCAGAGCCCGCACCGCGGGTACTGGTACCTCGGCGCGCCGCCGGAAACGGCCGACTCGATCCTGTACGTCACCACCCCGCGGGACCTCCGCATGTTCGAGCCCTACTTCGCCCGCTACCGGTTCGTCGGCGCTTCACCGGCGCTTTCGGTCTGGTTCCTCGAAGGCCGCAAGCAACCGTGGTCGTCGATCTGGCCGCAGGTCCGGTCCGACCGCCCCATCGACTGA
- a CDS encoding alpha/beta fold hydrolase, which produces MPYATAPDGVSLRYEVHGDGADVLVLLAGQANSRHWWDGVREDFDEVFRTIVFDYRGTGESEKPRTDSYSTPGFAEDVVAILDHAEVEAAHVYGTSMGGRVAQWLAADHPDRVRRLVLGCTSPGEPHGVERSAEVKRALGQRDAAAARRTLLELMYSPEWLAANPGPYHTVGDPAMTPFARGRHLLASARHNGWEALPRIAAPTLVVHGADDVFNPAENASLLAGRIPGARLHLIPGARHAYFEEFRTVASPLVLDFLQANGS; this is translated from the coding sequence GTGCCCTACGCCACGGCGCCGGACGGCGTTTCCCTGCGCTACGAGGTCCACGGCGATGGCGCCGACGTGCTGGTGCTGCTCGCCGGGCAGGCCAACAGCAGGCACTGGTGGGACGGTGTCCGCGAAGACTTCGACGAGGTGTTCCGCACCATCGTCTTCGATTATCGGGGTACCGGGGAAAGCGAGAAGCCGCGCACCGATTCCTATAGCACGCCCGGATTCGCCGAGGACGTCGTCGCGATCCTCGACCACGCCGAGGTCGAGGCGGCGCACGTCTACGGGACGTCGATGGGTGGGCGGGTCGCGCAGTGGCTCGCCGCGGACCATCCGGACCGGGTGCGGCGGCTGGTGCTCGGCTGCACCTCGCCCGGTGAGCCGCACGGCGTCGAGCGGAGCGCGGAGGTGAAACGCGCGCTGGGGCAACGAGATGCGGCCGCGGCGCGGCGCACGCTGCTCGAGCTGATGTACTCACCGGAGTGGCTCGCGGCCAACCCCGGGCCGTACCACACGGTCGGGGATCCGGCGATGACGCCGTTCGCGCGCGGGCGGCACCTGCTGGCGAGCGCGCGGCACAACGGGTGGGAGGCGCTCCCCCGCATCGCCGCGCCGACGCTCGTCGTGCACGGCGCCGACGACGTGTTCAACCCGGCCGAGAACGCTTCCCTGCTGGCCGGTCGGATCCCCGGTGCGCGCCTGCACCTGATTCCCGGTGCCCGGCATGCCTACTTCGAGGAGTTCCGCACGGTCGCGAGCCCGCTCGTGCTGGATTTCCTTCAGGCGAACGGTTCCTGA
- a CDS encoding sulfite exporter TauE/SafE family protein, with translation MTPLTLAGLALFGLLAGIGITAIGPGGVLATIGLFALTALPPAQVAGTAIVTHIATGALATAAYTRSGHLRDPETRRTAATLAATAVVGTPLGVLANSAVSTRTFGIVLAVFVTAVAALVWYREKRSTTTDRHPRRSVVAAVGFVVAALSGLVGVGGPMLSVPVLIALGTPVLSALAAAQVESVVIASVGTLGYLSTGAIDWPLAALVGIPELAGVLIGWRIARALPTRALKYALITSLLAAAPYLALHG, from the coding sequence ATGACCCCGCTCACCCTCGCCGGGCTGGCGCTGTTCGGCCTGCTCGCCGGAATCGGCATCACCGCCATCGGCCCCGGCGGCGTCCTCGCCACCATCGGCCTGTTCGCCCTCACCGCGCTCCCGCCGGCACAGGTCGCGGGCACCGCGATCGTCACCCACATCGCCACCGGCGCGCTCGCCACCGCCGCCTACACCAGGTCCGGCCACCTCCGGGACCCGGAAACCCGCCGCACCGCTGCGACACTCGCCGCGACGGCCGTCGTCGGCACCCCGCTCGGCGTCCTGGCGAACAGCGCCGTTTCGACGCGGACGTTCGGGATCGTGCTCGCGGTGTTCGTCACCGCGGTCGCCGCACTCGTGTGGTACCGCGAAAAGCGGTCCACCACAACGGATCGCCATCCCCGCCGCTCAGTCGTGGCCGCGGTCGGATTCGTCGTCGCCGCGCTCAGCGGGCTCGTCGGCGTCGGCGGCCCGATGCTCAGCGTGCCCGTCCTGATCGCACTCGGCACGCCCGTGCTCTCCGCGCTCGCCGCCGCGCAGGTCGAGTCCGTCGTCATCGCGAGCGTCGGCACGCTCGGCTACCTCTCGACCGGGGCCATCGACTGGCCGCTCGCCGCACTCGTCGGGATCCCCGAACTCGCCGGCGTGCTCATCGGCTGGCGCATCGCCCGCGCACTACCGACCCGCGCACTCAAGTACGCGCTCATCACCAGCCTGCTCGCCGCCGCCCCGTACCTCGCACTGCACGGATGA
- a CDS encoding GntR family transcriptional regulator, whose amino-acid sequence MSDLERATSSSPRAERARRIADVLRQQISADGFPDGVLPDERALAAQLDATRNAVREALGLLRTEGLITRRQGVGTTVVRPKYGHGLDRLAGLAETLTGHGTVTNEVRAAHVVADPPSAVAERLALPRGAGAVHLERLRRLDGEPLSLDTTYLPIDIGGPLLAHDLTNRDVFAVLEEITGHRLGHAEIAVHAVTADPDTAALLDIPDGAAVFAIDRLTRLADGRPVDAETIHIRADRLVLRATLQRGRA is encoded by the coding sequence ATGAGCGACCTCGAACGGGCCACCTCCTCCAGCCCAAGGGCCGAACGCGCCCGCCGGATCGCGGACGTGCTGCGCCAGCAGATCAGCGCCGACGGCTTCCCGGACGGCGTGCTGCCCGACGAACGCGCGCTCGCCGCACAGCTCGACGCCACCCGCAACGCGGTCCGGGAAGCACTCGGGCTGCTGCGCACCGAAGGACTGATCACCCGGCGGCAAGGCGTCGGCACCACCGTGGTGCGCCCGAAGTACGGCCACGGACTCGACCGGCTGGCTGGCCTCGCCGAAACCCTCACCGGGCACGGCACCGTGACCAACGAGGTACGCGCGGCCCACGTCGTCGCCGACCCGCCCAGCGCCGTCGCCGAACGCCTCGCACTGCCGCGAGGAGCGGGCGCGGTGCACCTCGAACGGCTGCGGCGGCTCGACGGCGAACCGCTTTCGCTCGACACCACCTACCTGCCGATCGACATCGGCGGCCCGCTGCTGGCGCACGACCTGACCAACCGCGACGTGTTCGCCGTGCTCGAAGAGATCACCGGGCACCGCCTCGGCCACGCCGAAATCGCGGTGCACGCGGTCACCGCCGACCCGGACACCGCCGCGCTACTGGACATCCCCGACGGCGCCGCCGTGTTCGCGATCGACCGGCTGACCAGGCTCGCCGACGGCCGCCCCGTGGACGCCGAGACCATCCACATCCGCGCCGACCGGCTCGTCCTGCGCGCCACCCTGCAGCGCGGCCGCGCCTGA